The DNA window GCGGCTTTGGGGGAGATCTGGTTTCGTGATACGCAAGCGCGGGCTTTGACTTTGAAATCTATTACTGCGCTGGCGCACAGTTTCAATCCCAAATTAAATTGTATTCCGCTCGGTACCGCCATGGGCGGCCTTGCCAAAGGCGATCAATCGATTTCCATCGATAATTTCGCCGCTTTGATTCAATTGCTGTGCAGCAGCGAACAAAGCCTTCATCACTACATGGCGCAGTATCACGCGGAAACGACATTGGCGGCATGCCGCCGCAGCAATGGCGCATTCCATGCCAGCGCGTATTTCGCCGAGCGGGGATTCCAAGCGGACGATCAAGCCGGCCTGTGGTCGCGCGGCCAAGCCTGGGCGATGCTGGGGTTAAGCCGGGCAGCGGCCCGCTGGGGGGAACCTTATGTAAGCCATGCCAAAGCGGCATGCGCCTATTGGCAAAGCTCCCGTCCGGACGATTTGCCGTTCAACCGCCTCGATCGAACGGAGCAATTCGAAGATCCTTCCGCAGCGGTTATCGCATCGCTGGCGATGCTTTCTTTGGCGCGCCTGCTGCCCGAAGAAAAAACTTGGCGCAACCATGCGTATCGCCAGATCAGCGCCATCATCCGCAGCCATTATTTCACCGGATTCATGGCGGATTCGACCGAACGCACGCAATCTGAAAACGCATCAACCGGTGTGTTCTGGGGGTGCTGTTATAAAACCAAACCGGATGAAGAAGCATTGGTCGAGTCGGTATGGGGCAATTTCTTTTTGATGGCTGCACTCGCCGCGCTGACGGGCTTTATCGATCCCCGCCATTGTTAAGTGAAAATGTTATCGATTGTTGGAGGAAGGCAAATGCGTTCACAGATATATCTCAATTACTTGCATCATGCACGCTATCTTTTTGCCGCAGTGCTGATTGTTTTTCTTTGCGCTGTTCATGCTGCTGCACAAGAGCCGGCACCTTCACCGCTACTGCTGCATGCCGCGCGGGTTTTTGACGGCTATGAAATGCGCAACGGCATGTCGGTATTGATAAAAAACGGACAGATCGCCGAAATTAAGCCGCGCGAATCGTTTAAAACCGATGATACGGTAAAAATCATCGATTTGGGCGATGCCACGATACTGCCGGGATTTATCGAATTGCATGCGCATTTGGCTTATCAGAAAGTACCGGCGGATACTGTCTTAAAGCATGGAATTACGACGATCCGCGATTTGGGCGGGCCTGTGCATCCTCCGTACGGTGGGGACGGTAGTTTGCGCGTGCTTACTTCAGGTCCGATTATTACCGCACCGCACGGCTACCCGATTGTCAATCTGGGCGCTGCGAACATCGCAATCGCC is part of the Gammaproteobacteria bacterium genome and encodes:
- a CDS encoding glucuronyl hydrolase, yielding MTTTLDVDDRLLSAKEMTDVLELMFRRMEAIDSACAGDFPLYSADHGNTWTASSGGSWMGGFWGACWWLRAKMTESANDQRKAVQICQRLAAKIPADSGYRSLIFWYGAALGEIWFRDTQARALTLKSITALAHSFNPKLNCIPLGTAMGGLAKGDQSISIDNFAALIQLLCSSEQSLHHYMAQYHAETTLAACRRSNGAFHASAYFAERGFQADDQAGLWSRGQAWAMLGLSRAAARWGEPYVSHAKAACAYWQSSRPDDLPFNRLDRTEQFEDPSAAVIASLAMLSLARLLPEEKTWRNHAYRQISAIIRSHYFTGFMADSTERTQSENASTGVFWGCCYKTKPDEEALVESVWGNFFLMAALAALTGFIDPRHC